GTACGAGCATCTGTATCTGAGAGCGTTGAGGTTGTTGTGATTTTTTAGTTGATGATaatctgtgtgtttttgaggaCTCTTATATCGAgcactgtctgagtgtgtgatggggcaaagagagagagagggaggtagagagaggtagagagagagagagagaggttaagagaggtagagagagagaggtagagagaagtagagaaagaaaggtagagagatggagagaggaagagagagagccagacagccagagagaccGTATTAGAGCTTCGGTCTTCTCCATCCATGTGCCGCTCTCAACACCAGTGGTTCTGATGGTCTGTGTCTGATTGTACTTGTGATGTTGAAAATTGGATGGAAATGTAGTAGTATAGCACAAAACAACtttacaatctctctctctctctctctctctctctctctctctctctctctctctctctctctctctctctctctctctctctctctctctctctctctctctctctctctctcacactcactcactctctctgtgtctcgctGGATGTTCTGGTATCgaaacaatgtactgtatgGAAAAGATGATTACTGTAAGATGCAAAAATTCATGCAAAGGTATGCCTTTTGCATTATACCTTCCAATATCCGTATCCACACTgaacacagcctctcctccctgggtaGTAAGGTCAGCCTGTGATGGCCTGTTTCAACAGCCAGCCTgcgtctctctgtttctgttctgTGATTTGGTTTTGGCAGGAGGGTGAAGAGAACCTCCCAACTAGCTGGCTGAGGACACCTTTATCTGTGTTCCCCAGGGCAGCGCAGGGCGTGGTGTGGTGGTGAAAGACAGTCACTTTTTGAATGATGATAACATGTTATTACTCTTCTTCGAATGTTAACTAGAAGTGGGAATTGTCCAAATTCAGCTGTGGATGAATTATTGGTAGTTTTCCACTGGAGTCTGAGGATACTTGTGCAGAGATCTGTGTGAAGTTTTGATGGTTTTTATCCCATTTGTCAAACTCTTGCTATCTTGGTGGACCCCACACTTCACTACCACACAGtgtaaatatgttttattgTTGATTTGATTATTTTCAACAATGATCTAATTGGATTATTTAAATGAATATATTGTTGTATAGTATACAATGCTCTTCTGGTTTTGTCCTGAAGCTCATTTACAGCCATGTTCAAATGGCCTGTAGACCCAAacatgtaggtatgtgtgttcaATGTCAGTGGAGCCCAGTAAGAAAGTGGATGTATTTGCTTGGATCTGAGGGCCCAGGTCTGGGACAGTTACTCGCTTGATCCAGGTGTTCTTGTGGTTCTTATTTAATTTTAAAAAGAAATACCCAGGTTGTCAAAAAAAAAGGCTTTGATTTCTGAAGGACTTCAGAATGAAACCTGGGGCCCTTTGATTGATCTAACatagtccctccctccctccttccctctcagcTGGAGTGCTTTGTCAGATATAGACTGACCAAACACCTGACCTGCCAGGGCTTGTTAGGGAGTTAAacctttttgctctctctctctctctctctctctctctctctctctctctctctctctctctctctctctctctctctctctctctctctctctctctctctctctctctctctctctctctctctctctctctctctctctctgccctccctccctctctctctcagttcagttcagaatgctttattggcatgacagttcgggttgagcagtattgccaaagcagtccataTTGAATGGACATTTTAACATATATATCATAACATTTTACAAGGAGTCTAAAAAATAACGATAACATAGTAAGTTGACTGTAGAAAAGTTACAGATAAATGCATGTTATAGTAAGATATAGAAAGGTTTTAACAGTCATACAAGGTTGATTCACTGTCCCTCAGGTTGTGACATTTAGATACATATCTAGCGGCAAGGCTTGCAGTAGGCCCTTCGCCCAGAGATATCCTTAATTTCTCATTTATGTCCAGTTCTGTGTAGTTTACAATTAACTGGTTACATTTTTCCAGATATTGATCTCTTATACTTTCATACTTGTAACACTTAAGTAGgaaatgtttttctgtttcaATTTCCCCTGATGTACAGTGCCCACAGATTCTGTATTCTTTAGGTAACAATGTTTTTCTATGTCTTCCTTTTTCGATTGCAAGGGTGTGGTCACTCATTCTGTATTTTGTGAGCAGCTGTCTTTGCTTTATGTCCTTGACAATATATAGGTATTCAGCCATTTCATATTTTCTATTTAGGCCCTGATAGCAATCTAATTTGTTTTGTGTCTTGGTTTCTTTTTCCCAGTGTTCTAGGTAGGAGTTTTAGTTTTCTGTTGTGATTAGTTTTATTCTGTTTGGTGTTAGTAAAGGGGAAGGAGGTGTGCCGGGCGGTACCTGGTTTGTTAGTCTCATAACCAGCTGGCACAGGGGGCTCCTCTCAGGGTTCCCTCCAATGCCACATTGGAGGAGTCTGTAGTAGagtaaccctctctctctctctctctctctctctctctctctctcttctctttctctctctctctgtctctgtctgtctgtctgtctctctctctctctgtctctctctctctctctctctctctctctctctctcctctctctctctctctctctctctctctctctctctctctctgtctctctctctactccaggCTATCCAGGGAGAGTCTTCCTCACAGCTCCGCCAGTTCACATGTGTGCCTGTGGAGTGGAGATTACCAATTAAAAACTTTGTTGTGTGGAAGCAGGGAAGAGGACATCTTACAAGACAGGCTGATGAGGTACACTAGCTGCAACTGTTCTGCCTGCGTCTCTGAACATCTTCCTCGTCGGCAGTAATACAAAGTTCCCCCCTGCCCAGAGCTAACTCAGCAACTAAACTCCAGCCTTCTCCAACTTCCTTCTCCAACACCTTCTCATTTTCTACCTCCCAATCCTACCTGCTGGATTTTAAAGGCAATTATAAAGTGTTCACCCTCCCAGACACCCAGTCCGCACTTGAATCGAGTCTTTGGTAATGTGTGAACTTGCTCTCTTAATTGAGCTAATATTTCACAGCGATCTGGCACCTGTGAAGTCCTGTGCTGTGCAATTACGTATTCCCAGCTGGAGACTGCTAGATTGGTTTAATTCAGGCATCCATAAAGCCATGCCAGTGATCCTCACCAGAGAGAAGACCAACTGGCCTTCTTAACAAAGACACTGACAGCACGTTGCCCCTCTGGTCgacagttacagtttttctcgattgctaacacacaaaaatggtatgtgtaagccatccccacaaaaccattttgccaaatcccagcagaaagaccatgtaccccaatctttaaacacaatgtaccccttttgacacatttctcaggttcattcacacttctttgcaaaagtctaaacacacctcttactttaagacacaattatcaccattatgtcattcagaaaacactgccatttgataagtaaacccaaaacagcgcaattcaaacacccttaccaaccaattatccatgtgtaagcactaacaagcaaatatactcaacaagcaatcaggggtttggaatgaatacaaaggtaagctcatctgtactttgaaatcatggatgaaaatatcagaagaaaaggaagaattgtccaaatgagaggtggacaagggagaggaagaggcagagggagaggaagaagaacaacaatctcaaatgagatccatgccacactatgacagaaatccctatgatgatttgtttatttccttgttttcttagcctttgttccccaaattacaatttacagcaatacatttgtgttgttgactaacagtactactatttgtatactgtgactactacagtaacaagagctcaaaatgcaattgctgtatcatagaaaataaacagcctgtaagaaggacaattgcagtaattgtgagttttatgatttacatcatgtcaaactcatgaggtggaacatatctaaaattcagggacacgttatagtcaatggttcttgaaaacctttttataatagtgttttcaattcctcccagcagtgtgtaaagggtattcagaaggtttaatttatttgagggctttgtgtgtattttgaatgcaaagttaggtttatacgacagataatatggtgGATAATatgactacagtgtttgattttgggtcaaaagtcaagggtttggccaaaacagtgtaagtatgaagatgtgtgtttagagtttggagaaaacacagtacacattcaagaaatgtgtcttagcaattgagaaaaactgtaatacctGTATGGCAGAGTAGGACAGTGCAGATAGGGAAAGACATCCCTCCGTAGGTCATGCAAAAGATTATGCAAACTATTTGATTAATACCAATGTAAAAATCAACTTCacattaaatgtatttttatctcTGACATTTAACTAAATTGCAGTACTCTTCCAATTTTATTATTCAACCTTGAAGATAACATTTCATGTGTTTATTATGGTAAAAGAAAAGAATCTGTCTGTTTTCTAAACAGTGACAATTATGTGTCAGTAGTTATTTTCACTGTGACACAGGCTGTGTTTGTCCTACCCTGTGTCTACGTGATAGTCAACATACCTCTCGTAACTTCAGTGTCTAACTCTCTTCAGGGACACGTATGGGCACTGCTGCATGCTTCACTCACACCCCTGTGACAGGCATGTGGCTGTGCATGTGATGGGTGCATGTGAGACATGTGTTTCAGTGTGacatccagccagccaaccagccagtcagccagccagtcagccagccagtcagtcagccagtcagtcagtcagtcagtcagccagtcagccagtcagctagtcagccagtcacccagccagggGAGAGTCACAGACCTGTTCCCTTGCCAGAGTGTGAGCGGGAACCGTCACTCAGGGACTGTCAGGAAGTTAGAGTCAGGGTATCTCCGATTacactgccagcctgcctggctccccccccccccctcacgttctccccctctctccccctctctccccctccctggcgtCAGAACCCCGCCACTCTggcgaggaaggagagagagagcataaccGACAGCATGCTGTCTGACGGAGGACTGTACAAGGCGGAGGTGGTGTTCATAGGGGACCCGGAGGTGTCCAGCTCAACAGGCGGGCCCAGACAGGAGCCTCTACCTCAGGTAAGGGTCTGCTCGTCGTCTTCACCTCACCTCTCGTCTCAAAACGTCCTAACCCTGAGCGTGGGGGCTGTTCCAGCCCAGCCATCCTCACGCCCTTCTGTCTGCCGGTCTGCTCTAACCTCCCACTCCTGCCACCCTGTACACCGAGTTGAGACCTCGACACAGCTACGTGCTGCGTATGTGCTGTGGACTTTACAGAACAGGCGGGTCCAGCTGAGAAAATAGCAAAGCTGTCAGTGCAATCACTCTCAACCACTCCGGGTGATTGGCAACCTTAATTGAGTGTGAGGAGATTTGTGAATAGCGCTGTCAGTCACACAGTATCAACTATATCTTAGTAACCATGAATCTAACTTTTTAGGATGCATTTGACTAGGTTGGATAACTTTGTATACTACCTAGAGGGTAATACACTATCTAGGGGGAAGTACACTACTTAGGGCGTTGTACATACCTTAGGGGGATGGAACTGGCCCCTGATATGATATTTACCGCAATCTAAGCTCTTGGTCGAGGGTCTCTATAAACAGTACATGTTCCACAAATAGAACTTAAGTAACTGGATCTAAGAAACCCAGTTGAACACACACGCAAGTTTGAAAGTTTGGTTTCCACAATATGCTGTCATTCAAAAATCGAGTCATGTTTTATTTTtccaacctctctcctctctcctcagtgtaACCCTGCTGATCACATGACCGTTCCCCCGCCCTCTCCCCCAATCAGAGCTCAGCAGGGACACACAGCCCACAATGTTGTCCCTGCTATGGAAACAGCTGTTAGCGAGCGAGGGGGCGTTTCTGCGTGGGGTCCCAGAACCCCAGCCCCGACGGAGGTCAGTCAGGGTCTAAACACAGCCTGTGAGTCAGAGAGAAGCAGCCCCTCCCCAGATCTGTACCCCACCCCGGGCTCGTCCAGGGAGTCCATCCTGTCAGAGGGCTGGGACGGAGACCCCGGCTGGGGCCGGAGTTGGTGGGCCCTGCCCCCCATGTCCCCAGAGCCCTCCTCCCgcttctcccccttctcccccagccgcaccatctctccctgctcctccgtCAGGTCTGGAACCTTCTCTCCCACCGTGGTGCGTCTGACGAGACACGCCCTGGCCCCCGGCTCCCGCCTCCTCCACATGCCCCCGCCCTCCGACCCCCCCTGCGGGGAcagcccctgccccctctccccacgcgcccgacaccgccccccccccacccgcctctccctgctcaccgCCATCCTCAGGAAGGGTCGCCTGCCCGTgctgtcctccccccaccagaggCCCTACACCCCCTGCTGGCCCATCAACCCACTCAGCCTGTCCACCTGCAAGGCCTGCTCTGCAGcctccagcctggcctccaTCCATCTGGAGCTCTCCTCCAGGGGCACGCCCCCGACCTCCACTCCCATCCCAGCCCACGGCCACTGTTGTGGGGATGGGAGTGTCGtggcgccccctggtggcagtcctcctctcacctccacagacagacacccagaaGGACGGAGGCAGGATAGGGGAGGGCTCTATGGGAGGGGCACTCGTTCATCTCCTACTCCAGGCCCGctatctcccctccctcctgctcttcctcctgctcttcctccttctcttcctccttctcttcctcctcttcctcgcctGCCTTTAACTCCTGACCTCCCCAagtctccactctctccctcctcctcgtcctccagccTCAGACCCAGACAGCCTCCTGAGCCGGACTGCTCCCCCCAGACCGCTGTGGCCCAGATATCTTTTCCACATGCGTGCTCACCTGGAACCAGACTTCTGACTCCTGAGAACACACCAATTAACTCACAGCAGGACAGGAATCACCAGAAGCCTggtcctccactccactcctcccaTCCCAAGCTGTTCTGCTCATCCCCTCAACTAATCAACACTCCAGGAGCCCCTGCATCCCCGGCCTCccacctctccagcctctccggCCCCGGGCCTCACTCCTCGCTCTCCAGGCTGTACCCTGCCTCTCCAATCCCcactcctcttccctctttccGCTCCTGTCCAGCTctggctcccccctcctcctccgccctcccacgcccccctcccccctcctcctccgccctcccaggcccccctcctccggcctcctcccccctcccagcccagcctctcttCTCCGACTCGCACATCATCACTGCTCCTCCCCAGGGGCGAGGCAAACCAACACCTTCCCTGTTGTTCCAGAACGGTCTCTCAGACCGTCCAGAGTGGCGCAAGCCTGACCCTCACAGTCcgacagcccccccagcccactcctcccccccccgggcctacagcctctccccctcccgctaCACCCCCCTCGTGTTCCCTGGCTCTCAGTCTCCCGACCTCCACATCTCCCGGCCCTCGCCCTCAGCCACGCCAGACCGCctcgccctctccccctcgcccgCACCCCCCTCCCGCaccctcaccctgtccccctccgCGTCACTGCGCTCCACCCCCTCGCCCCGGCCAGGAAGCGCCCTGTCTGACTGCTCCGACAGGGAGGGTGCAAAGAGAAAGGTAGCTATCCTGCATGCTGGCACGCTGGCAGACCTCTGACTGCATGGCACCCTGCATGCTGCCGTCAAAACACACCAAGAAAAACTAGGTAGTCCATGCTTTCCTGATGGATGCAAAGAATGCGTGATTCTAACAGTCTGGCGCTCGTAACGTTTACGTTGTCTTTCAACCTCCCCCCAGCATTTGATTCTGCACGCTGAACGGCCTTAGCGGGAGACACATGCATTTCAGTCGAGTCACATAaacgtgttgttgttgtgctgcTTGTTGAGGCCTGATGTGTTGATTGTGTTCTCTGACGTGCTTGTCTTCAGCTTATTTCTGCGAAAGCTCGGATGAACCAAAGCTATTTAAGCAGTTCCAGCACGACAAGGCCCAGTGAAGCTGTGCCAATATGTGTTTATCTAAGAATTACTCCGAAATCCTTTCCATTCCTTAAGAATCATTCTtattcctcccttccctccctcatctctctctctgtctctctctaaactCCAGCCACACAAGATCAAGCTGAGCTACAAAGCCCTCGCTGCGATTCCAACCAACACCCTCCTGTTGGACCAACAGGTGAGCTCTTGCACGGTTCCAGATTTAATCCACGTCATCACGCTTTTCTCACCGACCAGCGGCCAGAATCGTCAGCCAGGAACCCGAGTCCTGGGTGTCTGTAGAGCCTCACGTCTCAGCACAGCAGCTCAGAGCAGCCCAGATCATGCCCTAGCATCTCCTGTTCAGGATCAACACCAAACCCTTCTGTGTACGCCATCTGTAGGCTGGTGAAACGAGAAGCCATCTGGTGGTGTGCGAACGCGGTGTGAATGAGTCCCGTGAGTTTGTGTTGTGGCTCATAAATGGAAGTCAATACTTTGACACGGCATGTCTCCTATGTGAACTGATTTGGATGTGATGAAGGGCTGAGGATGCCGGAGCGTGACCCGGGACAGAAGCAGCACGCTGAGCACGGTTCTTCTTCCCTGCCAGCGACGGACACGTTTGTCTCAACAGTGTCCGACACGTTTAATTGCACCGGGAGCACGGGAACTAATTACACGGCTGGATAATTCACAGATCTCCTCTAAAATAACATTCTCCAACTCTCTCAGGCTCTCTTACAGCTGAATCCCTGCCATTGAATCGAAACTGTGCACACTTTTGCAGCATTCAAATCCATCTAATCTTACAGTGAGGTGATTGTTCGACCCAAGCTTGTTCCTCACGTGGTTTAAAAATGTGATGAAGAaccctccctgtctgtgtgagatgtggacgtctgtgtctgtgtgtgatgtggacgtctgtgtctgtgtgtgatgtggacgtctgtgtctgtgtgtgatgtggacgtctgtgtctgtgtgtgatgtggacgtctgtgtctgtgtgtgatgtggacgtctgtgtctgtgtgggatgtggacgtctgtgtctgtgtgtgatgtggacgtctgtgtctgtgtgtgatgtggacgtctgtgtctgtgtgtgatgtggacgtctgtgtctgtgtgtgatgtggacgtctgtgtgtgatgtggacgtctgtgtctgtgtgagatgtGTACGTCCGTCTGAACATCTGTTT
This DNA window, taken from Osmerus eperlanus chromosome 6, fOsmEpe2.1, whole genome shotgun sequence, encodes the following:
- the mlip gene encoding uncharacterized protein mlip isoform X7 — its product is MPSPGGASAESDPSLEDWNQRFWKNPATLARKERESITDSMLSDGGLYKAEVVFIGDPEVSSSTGGPRQEPLPQCNPADHMTVPPPSPPIRAQQGHTAHNVVPAMETAVSERGGVSAWGPRTPAPTEVSQGLNTACESERSSPSPDLYPTPGSSRESILSEGWDGDPGWGRSWWALPPMSPEPSSRFSPFSPSRTISPCSSVRSGTFSPTVVRLTRHALAPGSRLLHMPPPSDPPCGDSPCPLSPRARHRPPPTRLSLLTAILRKGRLPVLSSPHQRPYTPCWPINPLSLSTCKACSAASSLASIHLELSSRGTPPTSTPIPAHGHCCGDGSVVAPPGGSPPLTSTDRHPEGRRQDRGGLYGRGTRSSPTPGPLSPLPPALPPALPPSLPPSLPPLPRLPLTPDLPKSPLSPSSSSSSLRPRQPPEPDCSPQTAVAQISFPHACSPGTRLLTPENTPINSQQDRNHQKPGPPLHSSHPKLFCSSPQLINTPGAPASPASHLSSLSGPGPHSSLSRLYPASPIPTPLPSFRSCPALAPPSSSALPRPPPPSSSALPGPPPPASSPLPAQPLFSDSHIITAPPQGRGKPTPSLLFQNGLSDRPEWRKPDPHSPTAPPAHSSPPRAYSLSPSRYTPLVFPGSQSPDLHISRPSPSATPDRLALSPSPAPPSRTLTLSPSASLRSTPSPRPGSALSDCSDREGAKRKPHKIKLSYKALAAIPTNTLLLDQQAIDDSVETQGDHWDRLPIEDTHVEMCSPAQLRQQSEELYAVIDKVLQDSLPLRNPSPARWSSREFLDRGVAKPCTLSPRSMGRETKYATRHAHPAPESSLLDHNTTRPGVIKPVNSSPRLTVTNDDDDGDSYHGNPFRQYMQDLSHSHSSKLESALLRTGPGAGGCGGLGAGGCGGPGAGGCGGLGAGGCGGLGAGGGRRTAPGGPGGPPCLSALLISEGEGPRPPSPPAEGGELRSQPLCSPPQQPQALETHI
- the mlip gene encoding uncharacterized protein mlip isoform X5, with the translated sequence MPSPGGASAESDPSLEDWNQRFWKKTVNGASVLTHSMKSTTSGNVIRKTKGIVPPFPEQFLHQGRVCKLKNPATLARKERESITDSMLSDGGLYKAEVVFIGDPEVSSSTGGPRQEPLPQCNPADHMTVPPPSPPIRAQQGHTAHNVVPAMETAVSERGGVSAWGPRTPAPTEVSQGLNTACESERSSPSPDLYPTPGSSRESILSEGWDGDPGWGRSWWALPPMSPEPSSRFSPFSPSRTISPCSSVRSGTFSPTVVRLTRHALAPGSRLLHMPPPSDPPCGDSPCPLSPRARHRPPPTRLSLLTAILRKGRLPVLSSPHQRPYTPCWPINPLSLSTCKACSAASSLASIHLELSSRGTPPTSTPIPAHGHCCGDGSVVAPPGGSPPLTSTDRHPEGRRQDRGGLYGRGTRSSPTPGPLSPLPPALPPALPPSLPPSLPPLPRLPLTPDLPKSPLSPSSSSSSLRPRQPPEPDCSPQTAVAQISFPHACSPGTRLLTPENTPINSQQDRNHQKPGPPLHSSHPKLFCSSPQLINTPGAPASPASHLSSLSGPGPHSSLSRLYPASPIPTPLPSFRSCPALAPPSSSALPRPPPPSSSALPGPPPPASSPLPAQPLFSDSHIITAPPQGRGKPTPSLLFQNGLSDRPEWRKPDPHSPTAPPAHSSPPRAYSLSPSRYTPLVFPGSQSPDLHISRPSPSATPDRLALSPSPAPPSRTLTLSPSASLRSTPSPRPGSALSDCSDREGAKRKPHKIKLSYKALAAIPTNTLLLDQQAIDDSVETQGDHWDRLPIEDTHVEMCSPAQLRQQSEELYAVIDKVLQDSLPLRNPSPARWSSREFLDRGVAKPCTLSPRSMGRETKYATRHAHPAPESSLLDHNTTRPGVIKPVNSSPRLTVTNDDDDGDSYHGNPFRQYMQDLSHSHSSKLESALLRTGPGAGGCGGLGAGGCGGPGAGGCGGLGAGGCGGLGAGGGRRTAPGGPGGPPCLSALLISEGEGPRPPSPPAEGGELRSQPLCSPPQQPQALETHI